The genomic window TCAATGCTTCAGCATCGACCCTTTTTTAACGATGATCTTCAAACGATCTGTTCATTTCCACAGACTAAAGAAGAATTGTATTATTTTTTCCCAAAAGCGACGTATCCCTTGACGCCGGAACAATTACAAATGGCCATTGATCAACGTTCTGATTCTACGGTTGTTGAGCAAAATGGTGATGTAGTCGGGTTTGCCAACTTTTATCATTGGCAAGGCAGGACATGCTGTATAGGGAATGTGGTAGTTTCCCCTTTGGCCAGGGGCCGGGGTGTGGCAGAATTTCTGATCAAAACTATGATTCATCTGGCCGGCATCAGGCATGCAGCAATGTTTATTGAAATATCGTGTTTTAACGGCAATACAGCCGGCATCTTGCTGTACAAAAAGCTCGGATTTAAACCCTTTGACATTGAAGAGCGCCAAGGCCCGAATGGCAAAAGAGTGGCCCTCATACATATGCGCCATCAGTTGATTAAATAACACCCAAACGTTTCACCGGACTCGCTGAAGCTTGCCGGAAAACTTATTATATAAAAAGGACACACCATGTATCTTACCTCTTGGGTATTTCTAAAACAATACGTGGATTTTCACAAAAAATGAAAGATGGACAATTCAAACGCCATTCAAAATACAGGGGCCAGGGGCCCAGCAGCTATTGGATGCAGGAACCAGGGCCTGTATTTGAAGCACTAAATATTTGCCCGGGCCAAAATATCTTGGACATGGGATGCGGAGCAGGAGACTATACCCTTCAAGCGGCCCGTTTGACAGGGCCTTTGGGCCAGGTAACGGCGATTGACAACTGGCCGACGACGGTGGATGCGCTTAAGACGGCGGCAAAAGCCGCAGGCCTGTCCCAGATCCAATGCATGACAGCGGATATTACAAAACCGCCCCTGCCGATCATGCAAAATGCCATGGATCTTTGCATGGCATTCACGGTGTTACATATTTTCGGAAATGAAAACCGAAAAAAAAGCCTATTTTTTGAGGCGGCAAGGGTTCTCAAATCCACTGGCCGGCTTGCCGTGATGGAGTGTAAAAAACAAGAGATGGCCTTTGGCCCGCCAATAGAGATGCGCCTTTCTCCTGAAGAGGTTGAAAGGTTGGCCGTGGAATGCGGATTCGTAAAAATCGGATACACAGACCTTGGATATAACTACCTTGCTATGTTTCGTCTTCCAGTCATTCAGGAGCATCCCACCCATGTCATAAATGAATGATTTCCATGTGGGTGTCGGCAATCATGGCAAGCCCAAGTTCGTCGGCCATATTAAACACTTTGTCCACTTTGGCGTTGATCGTCCTTGCATCGTTTCCCACCAGCGCGAATCCGATTTCAGCCCAGTCATGGCTGTCATTGAGCTCGGTTTCCGCCACGCTGATGTTAAACCGGTTCTGCAATCTTGAAATCATTGATTTAACAATGGAACGTTTGGCTTTGAGAGAGTGAACGTCAAAAAGCCTAAGTTTGATCTGTCCAGTTCCAACAACCATATTAAAATCCCTTTCGTTCATATTTGTTTTAGAAATAAAAATCTTCTTTCATTATGTTTTACAAGCGTTATTATGTAAAAGTAAAACATGCCATATTCTAAGTGACCAGATACAAACAAAATCCAAGAAGATCTCTTTTTATGAAAGGATAAATATGACGTATGATGTAATTATCGTGGGCGGAGGCCCGGCAGGACTATTTGCATCCTACTATTTAATGGAACATACCAACCTCAAGGTATTGCTCATTGAACGGGGAAGAGAACCCCGGAAACGCAAATGCCCCATAAGCAAAGTCCAGAAATGTGCCCAGTGCGACCCGTGCAATATCCTGTCCGGCATTGGCGGAGCAGGCCTGTACTCGGACGGAAAACTTAATTTTATTCCAAGACTTGGCAAAACCGATCTTACCCAGTTTATGCCCATGCCCCAGGCCCAGGCCCTGATTGATGAAACCGAAAAAATTTTTACCCGCTTTAAGATGGATGCCCAGGTGTTTCCCATCAATATGGATAAGGCAGGCCTCATCCGTAAAGAAGCCAAACGATTCGGCATTGATCTTCTGATTATCCGGCAAAAGCATCTGGGCAGCGACAATCTGCCGGGATACATCACAGAAATGGCCGATTACATACAGTCCAAAGGCCTTGAGATACGCACTGGAGAGAATGTAATTGATGTTATTGAAAAAGACGGAATTATCCAGGGTGTGGAATCAGACAAGGGGACCTATCATGCCCACAACGTCATTCTGGCTCCGGGCCGCATAGGGGCCAACTGGGTATCATCCCTGGCACTTAAACACGGCATTGAGTTAAGCCAGCGAGGCATAGAAGTCGGTGTGCGGGTGGAAGTTCACAACGATATCATGGATGATCTGTGCAACGTGATCTATGACCCCACTTTTTTCATCCGCACCCACACCTATGACGACCTGACCCGTACGTTCTGCACCAACCAGGGCGGTTTTGTTGCCTTGGAAAATTACCAGGATTTTGTCTGCGTGAACGGCCATGCCTATTCAGATAAAAAATCGAACAATACCAATTTTGCTTTTCTGTCAAAGGTGGTGCTCACCGAACCGGTCACGGATAACCAGGCCTACGGGGAATCCATCGGGCGCCTGGCTAGCATCATCGGCGGGGGCAAACCCATTCTCCAGCGGTTCGGGGATTTGAAACGTGGTCGGCGATCTACCTGGAACCGTGTCCACAAAAGCTACATTGAACCGACCATGACCAATGTGGTGTGCGGAGACATTGCCATGGCGCTGCCCGAGCGGATACTGTCCAATCTGATCGAAGGGCTGGAGGCCTTAAACCTGGTGGTTCCCGGGGTATCCAATGATGAAACCCTGCTCTACGCGCCAGAGATTAAATTCTTTGCCACCCAGATTGAGACCACAGCGCACCTGGAGACCAAAATAAAGGGCATGTACGTGGCAGGGGACGGCCCGGGGG from uncultured Desulfobacter sp. includes these protein-coding regions:
- a CDS encoding GNAT family N-acetyltransferase; its protein translation is MLQHRPFFNDDLQTICSFPQTKEELYYFFPKATYPLTPEQLQMAIDQRSDSTVVEQNGDVVGFANFYHWQGRTCCIGNVVVSPLARGRGVAEFLIKTMIHLAGIRHAAMFIEISCFNGNTAGILLYKKLGFKPFDIEERQGPNGKRVALIHMRHQLIK
- a CDS encoding class I SAM-dependent methyltransferase — protein: MKDGQFKRHSKYRGQGPSSYWMQEPGPVFEALNICPGQNILDMGCGAGDYTLQAARLTGPLGQVTAIDNWPTTVDALKTAAKAAGLSQIQCMTADITKPPLPIMQNAMDLCMAFTVLHIFGNENRKKSLFFEAARVLKSTGRLAVMECKKQEMAFGPPIEMRLSPEEVERLAVECGFVKIGYTDLGYNYLAMFRLPVIQEHPTHVINE
- a CDS encoding DUF503 domain-containing protein; the protein is MVVGTGQIKLRLFDVHSLKAKRSIVKSMISRLQNRFNISVAETELNDSHDWAEIGFALVGNDARTINAKVDKVFNMADELGLAMIADTHMEIIHL
- a CDS encoding FAD-dependent oxidoreductase; translation: MTYDVIIVGGGPAGLFASYYLMEHTNLKVLLIERGREPRKRKCPISKVQKCAQCDPCNILSGIGGAGLYSDGKLNFIPRLGKTDLTQFMPMPQAQALIDETEKIFTRFKMDAQVFPINMDKAGLIRKEAKRFGIDLLIIRQKHLGSDNLPGYITEMADYIQSKGLEIRTGENVIDVIEKDGIIQGVESDKGTYHAHNVILAPGRIGANWVSSLALKHGIELSQRGIEVGVRVEVHNDIMDDLCNVIYDPTFFIRTHTYDDLTRTFCTNQGGFVALENYQDFVCVNGHAYSDKKSNNTNFAFLSKVVLTEPVTDNQAYGESIGRLASIIGGGKPILQRFGDLKRGRRSTWNRVHKSYIEPTMTNVVCGDIAMALPERILSNLIEGLEALNLVVPGVSNDETLLYAPEIKFFATQIETTAHLETKIKGMYVAGDGPGVAGNIVSAAATGLIPAKKIIASHQG